TATAAAAACTATATCCTGTATGACCCGCGCCTTGCGGATGAAAAACTAATCGTCCGTGACCCCTCTGTGAAGCTGGCGGTCAGCAAGGCCGGGGAAATGTCCTTTACGGTGGGTGCAGAGCATCCCTATCTAAGTAATCTGCGCCGCATGAGCGGCCTTGTGGAGCTGCTGGACGGCACTTTTCCTATATATAGGGGAAGAATAACCAGCGATATAAAAGACTTCTACGGGGCGCACAAAATCGAAACAGAGGGCATTATGGCTGTGCTGAATGACAGCATCATTCCACCGTTCAACTTCCCAGAGGACTTTACGGAGGACGCTTCCTATAAGGCCGCCGCCGCAAGCGGGAATGTGGTGGAGTTTTTCTTCCGCTGGATTCTGTCACAGCACAATGCGCAGGTGACCGCAGAGCAGCAGATCAAGCCCGGCGTGGTCACCGTGTCCGACCCGAACAATTTCATTGCCCGCAGCTCTGAGGAGTACGCCACGGCGATGACCACTATTTCCGATAAGCTGTTCAAATCTTCTCTGGGCGGGAATCTGCTGATCCGTTACGAGGATGACGGCAATTATTTGGACTATTACGCCGCGCTGCCGCTGACAAACACGCAGACGGTGAAATTCGCCGAAAATCTTCTTGACCTGTCCAGCGAGACGGACGGTGCGGACATTTACACTGCTATTCTCCCGGAGGGCAAGGACGGCCTGACCATCGGGAATCTGCCGGACGGTGACTTGACGGATGACCTGGTGAAGTCCGGAAAAGTCATCTACAGCAAGTCCGGCGTGGCCACATACGGGCGCATTACCCGGCACATCAAATGGGATGATGTGACTGTTGCCGCCAACCTTCAGACCAAGGCGAAGGCGGCGCTGGCCGACAATGGTCTGTCCATGCCGGAGACCATCACCTGCAAGGCGGTGGATTTGGGCTGGCAAGAGGGCATCCAGCATTTCCGGGTTGGCAGAATGACCGCCCTGGTCAGTACGCCCCACGGCTACAGCGCGTCATATCCGTTGATGGAGCTGGCCCCGGATATTCTTGACCCCGGCAACACACAGATCACGCTGGGTTCGACCCGGCGCACATTCACCGGCTCACAGATCGATGCAGTGCGGAAAGCCGAGGAAAGCACCTCGCAAGTCCGCACTGACTTAAACAAGAAAATTGAGGACATCGAGCTTACCCCCGGGCCTCCCGGCCCTGCCGGGGCAGACGGCAAGGACGGCACCAACGGTCTATCTGTGTGGATTACTTACCATGACGGCACATCCACACCGGCAACTCCGACAGGAAACGGTACGCTGAACGGCTGGCACACGGACTTGACCGCAGATGTGGTGTGGATGTCGCAGAAGGTGGCTGCATCTGCTACGGCTGGCACATGGGGTACGCCTATACGGATTTTGGGTGAAAAGGGTGAACAGGGAATTCAGGGCGTTCCCGGCGAAAAGGGAGACCCCGGCACAACTGGCCCCCAGGGGGAGCAGGGTATTCCTGGAGAGAAAGGCGACCCCGGAGAGCAGGGGCCGCAGGGAGTGAAAGGCGATACTGGCGACACCGGCCCGCAAGGCCCACAGGGTGAGAAGGGTGCAACGGGGGCCACCGGCCCGCAAGGTGAAAAAGGGGCAACTGGCCCCCAGGGCGTAAGCGTCACCGCCACCACAGTGGAATATTATCTTTCCGCTTCCGAGACAGAGCTTTCCGGCGGCACATGGCAGTCTACGGCACCGGCTATAACGGATGGAAAGTATCTGTGGGGACGCACTAAGATCACCTATTCCAACGGCAAAACGACCTACACCGGCGCATACTGCATCAGTAAAGCCATGACCGAGAGCGCCGAACCGATAGTCAGCGAGACCCGCACGGCGGTGACGAAGCTGACCCAGGATGTAGACAGCTTCAAGGCTACGGTATCTGAGACCTACACCGAAAAATCCAACTTCAATGAGTTCAAGCAAAAAACGGAATCCGACCTAACCGCCAACAGTGCGGCCATAGAGCAGCGGTATACCGAGATCAAGACCGTGGAGCAGCAAGTCCTTGGCGTAGATGGCAAAGTCACGGATGTGCAGAAAAAGGTCACGGAGACGGCGGGCTATATCCGTACCGGCAAGGTGGCAGAGGATGAATCCGGGAATCCCATCTACGGCGTGAAAATCGGGCAGACCGATACGGCGGGCAATTATAACGCCTTTGCCCAGTTCACGGCCGGCCGAATTTCCTTTTTCGATGAGGCCGGGCATGAAATCAGCCACTTTGCCGGACAAGATTTCTACATCGACAGCGGTATCATCGTCCAAAACCTGAATCTCGGCGGCTATGAGCTGCGCCGGAATAAGGGCCTTGGCTTCAAGTGGATAGGAGGCTGACAGAGTGGCAACAAGCGGAACCGTAAAAACAAACACAAAATATGGCTCCTATTTTTGGGTCAAGTGGGAGATCAGCGGCAGTCAGGACATAGCCGGGAACAAGACTACCATTTCCTGGTCTTGCGGCCTGAGCCCCGGGGAGCAATATTACACAAACGCCATAAAAATGGGTGCGGTGGTCATTAACGGTCAAACTGTGTATTCCGGCGGCACATATTCCGACATCACGGATTACAAGGATCGCACCTTTGCCTCCGGCACACTGGACATCGCCCACAACAATGACGGTAGCAAGACCTTCACCGTTTCCGCCTTTTCCGGTTGGCTGTACGGAAACGGAGATTATACCGCTTCGGCGGAGAGCTTTGCCCTGCCTGCCATACCCCGGGCGGCTACCATCGCATCCGCGCCCAACTTTACAGATGTGGACAACCCGGCCATTGCCTATGCCAATCCGGCAGGCTCGGCGGTTTCTGCGCTGGATGTGTGCATTTCTCTGACCGGATCGGCATCGGATATTGCTTACCGAGCCGTCAGCACCAGCGGCGGTAGCTATACCTTCCAGCTTACCAATGCGGAGCGGGCCGTGCTGCGCAACAACACGACCTTAACGCGAAAAGTCGTGTTCCTGCTGCGCACCAAAATCGGAAGCACCTATTACTACGACACCGCAGAAAGGACATTTACCGTCACCAATAATGCGGCCACCCGACCCAGCGAAGCTATTGCCGTGGCCCCCGTCAGCGCCCTGTCTGCGCCGTTTAATGGCCTGTATATCCAGGGCAGAACACAGGCCAAAATCACGCACACGGCCAGCGGAAAGTTCGGCGCGACCATAAAGCAATATTCCGCCTCCGTAGAGGGTAAAGCCTATTCCGGGAAAACAGCCACCAGTGACGCACTGCAAACGCCGGGCGTGCTGACCATCACCGGCACGGCAACGGACAGCAGAGGCTTTTCCACTACAGCATCTAAACCCGTCACGGTGCTGGCGTACAATACGCCCTCTGTGGTGCGTAACGGCACCACGGGAAGTTTTGTATGCGCACGGTCTACCTCTGACGGAACAATAAGTGAAGACGGTACAGCGCTTTGTGTGGCGTGCGCCAAGTCCTTTTCCCCTCTGGCCAACAATAATAAATGCACATTGCGTCTGCGCTATGCGGCAGAGGGCGGCGGTTGGTCAAGCTGGATCACGCTTTTGGCAGAATCTTCCGGAAACGATTACGCAGGCGTGGTGCCCGGTGTCACCCTATCGGTATCGGTGGTATATACCATCGAGATTCAGGCGGTGGACAAGCTGGGTGAGAGCGGGTCGGTGGAAACGAGAATCCCCACATCCGAGATGACCTTTCACTTGGGCGAGAATGGTAAAGCCGTGGGTATTGGGCGGTACGCCAGCGAGAGCGGAGAGAGGCGGCTGGATGTGGCCTGGGATGCGCATTTTGAAAAGGGACTGCAAGTCAGCGGTGCCACAACGCTGGGCGGAAACCTAACAGGCAAATATCTTACCGGCACATGGCTGCAAACCACGGAGGCCTCAGACCTGGGCAAAACACCACCTAAGGTGGCGGTGCTGGATAATGCCGGCTGGGTGTATTACCGGACACCGGCGGAGCTGCGGGCCGATTTGGGATATGGGGACTATGTGTTAGAGCAAGGCACCAGTGGTATTTGGACTTACCGCAAATGGGCCAGTGGCGCGGCAGAGTGCTGGGGGCAGCCGTCTAAGAGCGTGGCATCATCCGGCACATTCCTTGGCGCGTATGCATTTTCCACATACTTCTCGTTGCCGACCGGGCTTTTCGCAAGTGTGGCGGAAGCCAATGTGAATCCAAAGTTCGGAAGCGGATACGCAATCCCTGCATATATAAATTTGACCAATGCATCAATCGGTGTTGACGCGCTATCAAATAACAGCGGCACGCAGACCTTTTCCGCGCATATCAGTGTAAAAGGCAAGTGGAAATAAAAAACTGGCATAAAATCAAATCAACCAAGCCCCCCAGAGGAGAAAGGAAATTACTGAATGGAAACAATCGTCGTGGCTATCATCACCGGCGGCCTGTCGCTGCTGGGGGTAATCATCACCAGCAACAAAACCACCCGGGATGTGCAGGCCAAACTGGACATGCAGCAGGCCGTAACCGAGACAAAGCTGGAAGAGCTGACCCGGGAAGTCCGGGAGCATAACAATTTTGCGCGGCGCGTCCCGGTACTGGAGGAGCAGATCAAGGTCGCCAACCACCGCATCGCGGATTTAGAAAACAATCATTAATTTTTGTGGTGCCAGACCCTGGCACAGAAAGGAGCAAAAAATGAATCTGGAATTTCTCAAAGACTACATCGTACTGCTCGTGGTAGGTATCTGCCTGTGTGTGGGCTACATTCTGAAGAATGTGGTTCCCACTGACAAGGTGAAC
This is a stretch of genomic DNA from Vescimonas fastidiosa. It encodes these proteins:
- a CDS encoding phage tail protein → MYQLKYKNYILYDPRLADEKLIVRDPSVKLAVSKAGEMSFTVGAEHPYLSNLRRMSGLVELLDGTFPIYRGRITSDIKDFYGAHKIETEGIMAVLNDSIIPPFNFPEDFTEDASYKAAAASGNVVEFFFRWILSQHNAQVTAEQQIKPGVVTVSDPNNFIARSSEEYATAMTTISDKLFKSSLGGNLLIRYEDDGNYLDYYAALPLTNTQTVKFAENLLDLSSETDGADIYTAILPEGKDGLTIGNLPDGDLTDDLVKSGKVIYSKSGVATYGRITRHIKWDDVTVAANLQTKAKAALADNGLSMPETITCKAVDLGWQEGIQHFRVGRMTALVSTPHGYSASYPLMELAPDILDPGNTQITLGSTRRTFTGSQIDAVRKAEESTSQVRTDLNKKIEDIELTPGPPGPAGADGKDGTNGLSVWITYHDGTSTPATPTGNGTLNGWHTDLTADVVWMSQKVAASATAGTWGTPIRILGEKGEQGIQGVPGEKGDPGTTGPQGEQGIPGEKGDPGEQGPQGVKGDTGDTGPQGPQGEKGATGATGPQGEKGATGPQGVSVTATTVEYYLSASETELSGGTWQSTAPAITDGKYLWGRTKITYSNGKTTYTGAYCISKAMTESAEPIVSETRTAVTKLTQDVDSFKATVSETYTEKSNFNEFKQKTESDLTANSAAIEQRYTEIKTVEQQVLGVDGKVTDVQKKVTETAGYIRTGKVAEDESGNPIYGVKIGQTDTAGNYNAFAQFTAGRISFFDEAGHEISHFAGQDFYIDSGIIVQNLNLGGYELRRNKGLGFKWIGG
- a CDS encoding DUF859 family phage minor structural protein, whose product is MATSGTVKTNTKYGSYFWVKWEISGSQDIAGNKTTISWSCGLSPGEQYYTNAIKMGAVVINGQTVYSGGTYSDITDYKDRTFASGTLDIAHNNDGSKTFTVSAFSGWLYGNGDYTASAESFALPAIPRAATIASAPNFTDVDNPAIAYANPAGSAVSALDVCISLTGSASDIAYRAVSTSGGSYTFQLTNAERAVLRNNTTLTRKVVFLLRTKIGSTYYYDTAERTFTVTNNAATRPSEAIAVAPVSALSAPFNGLYIQGRTQAKITHTASGKFGATIKQYSASVEGKAYSGKTATSDALQTPGVLTITGTATDSRGFSTTASKPVTVLAYNTPSVVRNGTTGSFVCARSTSDGTISEDGTALCVACAKSFSPLANNNKCTLRLRYAAEGGGWSSWITLLAESSGNDYAGVVPGVTLSVSVVYTIEIQAVDKLGESGSVETRIPTSEMTFHLGENGKAVGIGRYASESGERRLDVAWDAHFEKGLQVSGATTLGGNLTGKYLTGTWLQTTEASDLGKTPPKVAVLDNAGWVYYRTPAELRADLGYGDYVLEQGTSGIWTYRKWASGAAECWGQPSKSVASSGTFLGAYAFSTYFSLPTGLFASVAEANVNPKFGSGYAIPAYINLTNASIGVDALSNNSGTQTFSAHISVKGKWK